A stretch of the Dyella telluris genome encodes the following:
- a CDS encoding YciI family protein, which translates to MRVMVLVKATADSEKGFVHTPESLEMLEAMGKFNDELVKAGVLRAADGLRPSSDGKRVAFDGASRTVIDGPFTETKELVAGYWLWEVKDMDEAIAWVKRCPNPMPGPSDIEIRPLYEMADLMPSSSD; encoded by the coding sequence ATGCGCGTGATGGTGCTGGTGAAGGCAACGGCCGATAGCGAAAAGGGCTTCGTCCACACGCCCGAATCGCTCGAGATGCTCGAAGCGATGGGCAAGTTCAACGACGAGCTGGTCAAGGCCGGCGTGCTGCGCGCCGCCGATGGTTTGCGGCCATCATCGGATGGCAAGCGCGTGGCGTTTGACGGCGCCAGTCGCACTGTCATCGATGGGCCGTTCACCGAAACCAAGGAGCTGGTTGCCGGCTACTGGTTGTGGGAAGTGAAAGACATGGACGAGGCCATCGCCTGGGTGAAGCGTTGCCCCAACCCCATGCCGGGCCCCAGCGACATCGAGATCCGACCGCTGTATGAAATGGCGGACCTGATGCCTTCGTCCAGCGACTGA
- a CDS encoding alpha/beta hydrolase family protein — protein MIRLLVLACLIAGISLPAAATVEPFPPSFRVQDIATDGATIHVRVGGKGPAVVLLHGFGDTGDMWAPLAADLVRNHTVIVPDLRGMGLSSHPEGGYDKRTQAADIRSVLTKLGIDHSAVVGHDIGTMVAYAYAARYPDKTDRLVVMDAPVPGIPPWDQIVRLPALWHFDFGGPDMERLVAGRERIYLDRFWNEFAGDPSKVDEATRQHYAELYARPHAMHDAFAQFRSIRKDAEDNKAGLATKLPMPVLAMGGEKSFGENEAIVMRNAATNVTELVVPKAGHWLMEEAPAIVIPAVHNFIDGKPVASALTK, from the coding sequence ATGATTCGCCTGCTTGTCCTGGCGTGCCTGATCGCGGGCATCAGCCTGCCGGCCGCCGCAACGGTTGAACCCTTTCCCCCGTCGTTCCGCGTGCAGGACATCGCCACGGACGGTGCCACCATCCATGTTCGCGTCGGCGGCAAGGGGCCTGCCGTGGTCCTCCTGCACGGCTTTGGCGACACCGGCGACATGTGGGCGCCGCTGGCGGCTGACCTGGTGCGCAACCACACGGTGATCGTGCCCGACCTGCGCGGCATGGGCCTGTCCTCGCATCCGGAGGGCGGCTACGACAAACGCACCCAGGCGGCCGATATCCGCAGCGTGCTGACCAAGCTCGGCATCGATCATTCCGCCGTGGTGGGACATGACATCGGCACCATGGTGGCCTACGCCTATGCCGCCCGCTATCCGGACAAGACCGATCGGCTCGTGGTGATGGATGCACCGGTTCCCGGCATCCCGCCGTGGGATCAGATCGTGCGACTGCCCGCCCTGTGGCATTTCGATTTTGGCGGCCCGGACATGGAACGCCTGGTGGCCGGGCGCGAGCGCATCTATCTGGACCGCTTCTGGAACGAGTTTGCCGGTGATCCGTCGAAGGTGGACGAAGCCACGCGGCAACACTATGCCGAACTGTATGCACGCCCCCATGCGATGCACGACGCCTTCGCGCAGTTCCGTTCCATCCGCAAGGACGCCGAAGACAACAAGGCCGGGCTGGCCACCAAGCTCCCCATGCCCGTGCTGGCGATGGGCGGTGAAAAATCCTTCGGCGAAAACGAAGCCATCGTGATGCGCAACGCCGCGACCAACGTGACGGAACTGGTCGTTCCCAAGGCCGGTCACTGGCTGATGGAAGAAGCGCCGGCCATCGTCATTCCGGCCGTGCACAACTTCATCGACGGCAAGCCGGTGGCATCGGCGCTAACCAAGTAA
- a CDS encoding carbonic anhydrase has protein sequence MHSTKRHVAGLTALAVTVVSAGVLALPLSSDNWGSQPHWAYAGNHDPAHWSDMDPKFTACGNGQAQSPIDLESRDAKTGKAGEFHIDYEKGAVSLVNNGHTIQANVSDAKDTVVFDGDTYHLAQFHFHAPSEHVTDGKRFPLELHFVNEDGRKVAVIGVLVKLGEKNETLAPVLNSLPATGPVSLKSTKPPVTVDLASVLPHDHKAFVYTGSLTTPPCTEGVHWIVLSEPIQMSKDQIESFTHIFPDNHRPLQKINGREIDNESE, from the coding sequence ATGCATAGCACCAAGCGGCACGTGGCCGGTTTGACCGCGCTGGCAGTCACGGTGGTCTCGGCAGGCGTTCTCGCCCTGCCCCTGTCATCCGACAACTGGGGATCGCAGCCCCATTGGGCCTACGCGGGCAACCACGATCCCGCGCATTGGTCCGACATGGACCCCAAGTTCACGGCGTGCGGCAACGGCCAGGCTCAGTCACCGATTGACCTTGAGTCGCGCGATGCCAAAACCGGAAAGGCCGGCGAGTTTCATATCGACTATGAAAAGGGCGCGGTGTCCCTGGTCAACAATGGCCACACCATCCAGGCCAACGTCAGCGATGCCAAGGACACCGTCGTGTTCGATGGCGACACCTATCACCTTGCCCAGTTCCACTTTCATGCGCCAAGTGAACACGTGACCGACGGCAAGCGCTTCCCGCTGGAGCTTCATTTCGTCAACGAAGATGGAAGGAAGGTGGCGGTCATTGGGGTTCTGGTGAAGCTCGGCGAAAAGAACGAGACCCTCGCGCCGGTGCTCAACAGCCTTCCCGCGACAGGGCCCGTCAGCTTGAAGAGCACCAAGCCACCGGTCACCGTGGACCTGGCCTCCGTACTTCCCCACGATCACAAGGCCTTCGTCTACACCGGGTCGCTGACCACCCCGCCCTGCACCGAAGGCGTGCACTGGATCGTGCTCTCGGAGCCGATTCAGATGTCGAAGGACCAGATCGAATCCTTCACCCACATCTTCCCTGACAACCACCGGCCGCTGCAGAAGATCAACGGAAGAGAGATCGACAACGAGTCGGAGTGA
- a CDS encoding helix-turn-helix transcriptional regulator produces MRHELPPPKVVLHPSMQLDTTAELRAPCAVLRDDYMLPQAMSADELARRSGIPAWQVRRLLDGAPIYAEEALRLAAALKTSAIYWLLLQARHDLEKALRENPPGVLPR; encoded by the coding sequence ATGCGCCACGAACTTCCGCCGCCCAAGGTAGTACTGCATCCGTCCATGCAGCTCGACACCACCGCGGAACTACGCGCCCCCTGCGCCGTGCTCCGCGACGACTACATGCTTCCCCAAGCCATGAGCGCCGACGAACTGGCACGCCGCTCCGGCATCCCCGCCTGGCAAGTCCGCCGCCTGCTCGACGGCGCGCCCATCTATGCCGAAGAAGCCCTGCGCCTGGCCGCCGCGCTCAAGACCAGCGCCATCTACTGGCTGCTGCTGCAGGCTCGCCACGATCTGGAAAAGGCGCTGCGCGAGAACCCGCCCGGCGTTTTGCCCAGGTAG
- a CDS encoding carboxymuconolactone decarboxylase family protein: protein MIPNQELRPRGMAYLEQMFGDGAADALISDMDGLCPDFADMSIEWALGGVACRPGLDRVTRELVVIASCVTLGHPVLQLRAHTQAALRAGATREQVIETILQLLFYAGGAAVRNALVAVKDILNGVIATGTSAPLGGTDG, encoded by the coding sequence TTGATTCCCAACCAGGAACTACGCCCCCGGGGCATGGCTTATCTGGAGCAGATGTTTGGCGATGGCGCGGCGGATGCGCTGATCAGCGACATGGATGGGCTGTGCCCGGACTTCGCCGACATGTCGATCGAGTGGGCATTGGGCGGCGTGGCTTGCCGCCCGGGGCTCGACAGGGTGACGCGGGAACTGGTGGTGATCGCCTCGTGCGTCACGCTGGGGCATCCGGTGCTGCAGCTGCGTGCACATACCCAGGCGGCGCTGCGGGCGGGCGCTACGCGGGAACAAGTCATCGAGACCATCCTGCAGCTGCTTTTCTATGCAGGCGGGGCCGCCGTGCGCAATGCGCTGGTCGCAGTGAAAGACATTCTCAATGGTGTGATCGCCACCGGGACATCAGCACCCCTTGGCGGGACGGACGGCTAA
- a CDS encoding LysR substrate-binding domain-containing protein, with amino-acid sequence MPRTLPPMHTLSTFECVSRLRSFTAAAEELHLTVSAVSHQIRSLETFYGTRLLQRGHRDVTLTKAGDMLCSVVEELLEKLGTVGRALRSQPGNRLSLSAPPSFVSRWLMPRLAGFLDAHPDIDFTLKATTELVDLENDEVDFAIRYGDGTWPGLQGEKLLDEELFAVASPAYLEKAGIRDAKDLGKGLLLRDDFFSWAAWLGHMGMTDVATPSGPVYGDSSLLLQAAEEGHGIALGRSVLVETALASGRLARAGSKALKVDRSYYLVRSLAMPSSPTMELFRAWLFAQAQRLPA; translated from the coding sequence ATGCCCCGCACCCTTCCGCCCATGCACACGCTCAGCACGTTCGAATGCGTCAGCCGGTTGCGCAGCTTCACGGCGGCAGCGGAAGAACTGCACCTCACCGTGAGTGCCGTGAGCCACCAGATCCGGTCGCTGGAGACCTTTTATGGCACGCGGCTGCTCCAGCGTGGCCATCGGGATGTCACCCTGACCAAAGCCGGCGACATGCTTTGCAGCGTGGTGGAAGAGTTGCTCGAGAAGCTCGGCACTGTAGGACGTGCGTTGCGCAGCCAACCGGGTAACCGGCTTTCGCTGAGCGCGCCACCCTCCTTCGTGAGCCGGTGGCTGATGCCCCGGCTGGCAGGGTTTCTCGATGCGCATCCGGATATCGATTTCACCTTGAAGGCAACGACCGAGCTGGTGGATCTGGAGAACGACGAAGTGGATTTCGCCATCCGCTACGGCGATGGAACCTGGCCGGGCCTGCAGGGAGAAAAGCTGCTCGACGAAGAACTGTTTGCCGTAGCGTCGCCCGCTTATCTGGAAAAGGCCGGCATTCGCGACGCAAAGGATCTCGGCAAGGGGCTGCTGCTGCGTGACGACTTCTTCAGCTGGGCAGCCTGGCTGGGCCACATGGGGATGACGGACGTTGCCACGCCATCAGGGCCGGTCTACGGCGATTCGTCCCTGCTGCTGCAGGCCGCCGAAGAGGGTCATGGCATCGCCCTTGGCCGCAGCGTGCTGGTGGAAACCGCGCTGGCCAGCGGCAGGCTCGCCCGGGCGGGTTCAAAGGCGCTGAAAGTGGACCGAAGCTATTACCTGGTCCGCTCGCTGGCGATGCCCAGCAGCCCCACCATGGAGCTGTTTCGCGCGTGGCTCTTTGCACAGGCCCAGCGCCTGCCGGCCTGA
- a CDS encoding sensor domain-containing diguanylate cyclase, translating to MIKDQLGLALGSSRTRERMSWLKWTLPVLVALACSNIGVRVWQSWKERADVEALAANRVSVLATLSASIVQSHISSIDAAFSLTTGAIGSQTVSDDTLGKITQSLNPLLRDFVVSVYGNDDRLMATSRRLQHVDAPTIASLLESAGKQPSVTHVIVLPGDGEGVLYFAKAHLDGAGRHDVTTIVTLRMTQSLFVGMNLATHTMAILHVGDQVIARIPPLPGMPIASFVPLGQERRHASVLGTYYSTLPLDGQERLFAQRDILLDSGRQHWRLDVGYAVDTYRSAWRRGFYLNLGAMVIVAALLLGGYFMLRRERQIRSERAAWTRITNMILENMPMPVLVVAAGDGAIILANDASLGLFGAMASPGQPFPNLFTVVSAWEAIHDSDVSETTSMQTRNGPVDMLMRCREIDSPGNLGSMLLVTLTDISEQAQQMRQLQTAADLDPLTELPNRRYFDNAAERLTTMAREQPSSLAVIELDLDHFKRVNDSYGHAAGDRVLGVVAKLIRGAAREADVAARIGGEEFAMLLPDTSLEQAETVANRLRRSVEGTPILLEDGTTIVQTISMGVSVYLSREPGIDAALARADAALYEAKASGRNRVVVAPADVASAAD from the coding sequence ATGATTAAGGATCAACTCGGATTGGCCCTTGGCTCTTCGCGCACGCGAGAGCGAATGAGTTGGCTCAAGTGGACATTGCCCGTACTCGTGGCGCTGGCGTGTTCGAATATCGGTGTGCGCGTATGGCAATCGTGGAAGGAGCGCGCCGACGTCGAGGCTCTCGCCGCCAATCGGGTTTCCGTGCTTGCCACGCTTTCGGCCAGCATCGTGCAGAGCCACATTTCCAGCATCGATGCGGCCTTTTCACTGACGACCGGGGCGATTGGTTCCCAAACGGTCAGCGATGACACGCTCGGCAAGATCACTCAATCGCTTAATCCGCTGCTCAGGGATTTTGTCGTGTCGGTTTATGGCAACGATGATCGGCTCATGGCCACCTCCCGGCGGCTTCAGCATGTCGACGCGCCCACGATCGCATCCCTGCTGGAAAGTGCGGGGAAACAACCGTCGGTGACTCATGTCATCGTGTTGCCGGGCGATGGCGAAGGCGTTCTGTACTTTGCCAAAGCCCACCTGGATGGTGCCGGCAGGCATGACGTCACCACCATCGTGACATTGCGCATGACGCAGAGCCTGTTTGTGGGCATGAACCTGGCGACTCATACGATGGCCATTCTCCACGTTGGAGACCAGGTCATTGCCAGGATCCCTCCTCTCCCTGGCATGCCCATCGCAAGTTTCGTCCCGCTGGGTCAAGAAAGGCGCCATGCATCGGTGCTCGGGACTTACTACAGCACGTTGCCGCTGGATGGTCAGGAACGGTTGTTCGCTCAGCGCGACATCCTTCTGGATTCGGGGAGACAGCACTGGCGACTGGACGTCGGCTATGCCGTGGATACCTACCGGAGTGCATGGAGGCGAGGCTTCTATCTGAACCTTGGCGCCATGGTGATCGTGGCCGCCCTGCTCCTGGGCGGCTACTTCATGCTTCGCCGCGAAAGGCAGATCCGGAGCGAAAGGGCCGCATGGACCAGGATCACCAATATGATCCTCGAGAACATGCCGATGCCGGTCCTCGTGGTTGCAGCAGGTGACGGCGCCATCATTCTTGCCAACGATGCGTCATTGGGCCTGTTTGGAGCCATGGCATCGCCGGGCCAACCCTTCCCCAATCTGTTTACGGTGGTGTCGGCCTGGGAGGCTATCCATGATAGCGATGTCTCGGAAACCACAAGCATGCAGACACGGAATGGACCGGTGGACATGCTGATGCGATGCCGGGAGATCGACTCTCCCGGGAACCTTGGAAGCATGTTGCTGGTCACGCTGACCGACATCAGCGAGCAGGCACAGCAGATGCGGCAGTTGCAGACGGCTGCCGATCTCGACCCGCTGACCGAGTTGCCGAACAGGCGCTACTTTGACAACGCAGCCGAACGGCTGACCACCATGGCAAGAGAGCAGCCATCGAGCCTGGCCGTGATCGAGCTCGACCTCGATCACTTCAAGCGGGTCAATGACAGTTACGGGCATGCCGCGGGAGATAGAGTCCTTGGCGTGGTCGCCAAGTTGATTCGAGGTGCAGCCAGAGAAGCCGATGTAGCGGCGCGCATAGGCGGCGAGGAATTCGCCATGCTTCTCCCTGACACATCGCTGGAGCAAGCCGAGACGGTGGCCAACCGCCTGCGACGCTCGGTGGAAGGCACTCCGATCCTCCTTGAGGACGGCACCACCATCGTGCAAACGATCAGCATGGGTGTATCGGTATACCTATCGCGAGAGCCCGGTATCGACGCCGCGCTGGCCAGGGCCGATGCCGCCCTTTACGAGGCAAAGGCAAGCGGGCGAAACCGGGTCGTGGTGGCACCCGCTGACGTTGCGTCGGCTGCGGACTAG
- a CDS encoding dihydrofolate reductase family protein — protein sequence MAKFVYGLNVSLDGYIDHQRMGVPDPVLFRHFVAQVRGLAGMVYGRQMYEVMRYWDEDGDNWGADEHDYATAWRSRHKWVVSRSLSSVGPNATLISDDIDAALRRLKSEVDGEMDIAGTVLAQSLAELSLIDEYRLYLHPLVLGHGKPYFSGTHPRLHLVASEVIANDVIRLTYVPA from the coding sequence ATGGCGAAGTTTGTCTACGGATTGAACGTGTCTTTGGATGGCTACATCGATCACCAGCGCATGGGTGTTCCCGATCCCGTGCTCTTCCGGCACTTCGTCGCACAGGTACGTGGCCTCGCCGGCATGGTCTATGGCCGCCAGATGTACGAGGTGATGCGCTACTGGGACGAAGACGGCGACAACTGGGGAGCCGACGAGCACGACTACGCCACCGCATGGCGGAGCCGTCACAAATGGGTCGTGTCGCGTTCACTTTCGTCCGTTGGCCCGAATGCCACGCTGATCTCCGATGACATCGATGCCGCGTTGCGCAGGCTGAAGAGCGAGGTCGACGGCGAAATGGACATCGCCGGTACCGTGCTGGCGCAGAGCCTGGCCGAGTTGAGCCTTATCGATGAGTACCGCCTCTACCTGCATCCCCTGGTGCTTGGCCACGGCAAACCCTACTTCTCCGGCACGCATCCACGCCTGCACCTGGTCGCCAGCGAGGTGATCGCCAACGATGTGATCCGGCTGACCTACGTGCCGGCCTGA
- a CDS encoding DUF998 domain-containing protein, which produces MLAERRGSITRPASDLSALSAITSCQPCAMATTRDTGSVCVVFQIRRLAQMPHATIDVRGAGKSPLLPLRTRLCFGLVAAFVLWGGFVLLPLLVPGYDSIRQTVSEIGELDSPARVPFAVMLCMVSVCVLLFASGLRDASRRLGRSSAAAWLTGFMAMSSAGVGIFAYPHPLHGVFGLSEFVGYQAPWVFALTWRRETSAAGLVRFSWVMGVLMWVAITANLSVLDLHSRLWQFERPFYGIVQRMLFFTWCLWLAGVSLALTKNRNIVDDSPRTAASVAE; this is translated from the coding sequence ATGCTGGCTGAACGGCGCGGCAGCATCACGCGGCCAGCAAGCGACCTGTCAGCTTTATCTGCGATAACCAGCTGCCAGCCATGCGCCATGGCGACAACACGCGACACTGGTTCGGTTTGTGTGGTTTTCCAGATCAGGAGGCTTGCACAGATGCCCCATGCAACGATTGATGTCCGCGGCGCGGGGAAATCGCCCCTGCTGCCACTCCGTACCCGGCTTTGCTTTGGTCTTGTCGCCGCCTTCGTGCTGTGGGGTGGATTCGTGCTGTTGCCGCTGCTGGTGCCGGGCTACGACTCGATCAGGCAGACCGTCAGCGAAATTGGCGAGCTGGACTCCCCTGCCCGCGTGCCGTTTGCGGTCATGCTCTGCATGGTCAGCGTGTGCGTGCTGCTGTTTGCCAGTGGCCTGAGGGATGCGTCGCGCAGGCTGGGTCGCTCGTCCGCCGCCGCCTGGTTGACCGGCTTCATGGCCATGTCGTCGGCGGGTGTCGGAATCTTTGCGTATCCCCATCCGCTGCATGGCGTGTTCGGCCTGTCGGAGTTCGTCGGCTATCAGGCCCCGTGGGTGTTCGCGCTTACCTGGCGCCGTGAAACGTCGGCGGCCGGACTGGTGCGGTTCTCGTGGGTGATGGGCGTGCTGATGTGGGTGGCGATCACCGCGAACCTGAGCGTGCTCGATCTGCACAGCCGTCTTTGGCAGTTTGAGCGGCCGTTCTACGGCATCGTGCAACGCATGCTCTTTTTCACCTGGTGCCTGTGGCTGGCCGGCGTCAGCCTGGCGCTGACGAAGAACCGGAACATCGTGGATGACTCGCCACGCACGGCTGCATCCGTGGCGGAGTGA
- the pflB gene encoding formate C-acetyltransferase, whose amino-acid sequence MAAASFELGGLNQSAWRSFAPGSWQERVNVREFIQRNYTPYEGDDSFLQGATERTRGMWQTLQPLLAEEREKGILDVSQVPSGILAHDAGYIDKNNEIIVGLQTDAPLKRAIMPFGGWRVVAASLESYGRTPDPAVGEIFTKYRKTHNDGVFDAYTPDIRKARSSGVVTGLPDAYGRGRIIGDYRRVALYGVDFLIQDKEREKSELDDRHSVEDVIRLREELAEQIRSLKELKVMASHYGYDISGPAANAKEAVQWTYFGYLAAIKQQNGAAMSAGRLSSFLDIYFERDLREGTLNESQAQEIVDDLVIKWRIVRFLRAPEYNQLFSGDPVWVTEVLGGNGEDGRTLVTKTAFRMLNTLYNLGPAPEPNLTVFWSPRLPEGFKRFAVKASIDTSSIQYESDDLMRPKWGDDCAIACCVSAMRVGKQMQFFGARVNLPKTLLYALNGGRDEVTGEQVGPNLAPITGDVLKYEEVMERLDPMMDWLAKTYVNALNIIHYMHDKYCYESIEMALHDRDVLRTLACGIAGLSHAADSLSAIKYAKVTVQRDDRGLITDYHIDGTFPCFGNNDDRVDNIAKMLVSMMMNKIRMYPSYRGATHTQSVLTITSNVVYGKATGNTPDGRKMGEPFAPGANPANGKDTHGALAALMSVAKIPYDDAEDGISLTLSVVPAALGQEDDRISRGVDALDAYFSSGGFHVNINVLNRETLQDAMKHPEKYPQLTVRVSGYAVNFVRLTREQQMDVINRTFHGAL is encoded by the coding sequence ATGGCAGCAGCATCATTTGAGCTGGGCGGCTTGAATCAATCCGCCTGGCGGAGCTTTGCTCCGGGTTCCTGGCAAGAGCGTGTCAACGTTCGCGAATTCATCCAGCGCAACTACACGCCTTATGAGGGCGATGACAGCTTCCTCCAGGGTGCCACCGAACGCACCCGTGGCATGTGGCAGACGTTGCAGCCGTTGCTTGCCGAAGAGCGGGAGAAGGGAATCCTTGATGTGTCTCAGGTGCCCTCAGGCATCCTGGCGCACGACGCCGGCTATATCGACAAGAACAACGAAATCATCGTCGGCCTGCAGACGGATGCGCCGCTCAAGCGGGCCATCATGCCCTTCGGCGGCTGGCGTGTCGTGGCAGCCAGCCTCGAGTCGTATGGGCGTACGCCCGATCCCGCGGTCGGCGAGATTTTCACCAAGTATCGGAAAACGCACAACGACGGCGTCTTTGATGCATACACCCCTGACATCCGCAAGGCACGCTCTTCAGGCGTGGTGACCGGACTTCCGGACGCCTATGGGCGCGGGCGCATCATTGGCGATTATCGGCGCGTTGCGCTCTATGGCGTCGACTTCCTGATCCAGGACAAGGAGCGCGAGAAGAGTGAACTGGACGATCGTCACTCCGTCGAAGACGTGATTCGCCTGCGGGAAGAGTTGGCCGAGCAGATCCGCTCGCTCAAAGAACTCAAGGTGATGGCGTCGCACTATGGCTATGACATTTCCGGTCCGGCTGCCAACGCGAAGGAAGCCGTGCAATGGACCTATTTTGGCTACCTGGCGGCGATCAAGCAGCAGAATGGGGCGGCCATGTCGGCCGGTCGGCTTTCCAGTTTCCTGGACATCTATTTCGAACGTGACCTGCGCGAGGGGACCCTCAACGAATCGCAGGCACAGGAAATCGTGGATGACCTGGTGATCAAGTGGCGCATCGTGCGCTTCCTTAGAGCGCCGGAGTACAACCAGCTGTTCTCGGGCGACCCGGTATGGGTCACGGAAGTGCTCGGCGGCAACGGCGAGGACGGGCGAACCTTGGTCACCAAGACCGCGTTCCGCATGCTCAACACGCTCTACAACCTCGGTCCGGCCCCCGAACCCAATCTGACGGTGTTCTGGTCCCCCCGTCTTCCCGAGGGTTTCAAGCGCTTTGCGGTCAAGGCATCCATCGACACCAGTTCGATCCAGTACGAATCGGACGACCTCATGCGACCCAAATGGGGTGACGACTGCGCCATAGCGTGCTGCGTCTCGGCCATGCGCGTCGGCAAGCAGATGCAGTTCTTCGGCGCCCGCGTGAACCTGCCCAAGACCTTGCTCTATGCACTCAACGGCGGCCGTGACGAAGTCACCGGCGAGCAGGTGGGGCCCAATCTCGCCCCCATCACCGGCGACGTCCTCAAGTACGAAGAGGTGATGGAGCGGCTCGATCCGATGATGGACTGGTTGGCCAAGACCTACGTGAATGCGCTCAACATCATTCACTACATGCACGACAAGTATTGCTACGAATCAATCGAGATGGCGCTGCACGACCGCGATGTGCTGCGCACGCTGGCCTGCGGTATCGCCGGGCTTTCCCATGCCGCCGACAGTCTGTCTGCCATCAAGTACGCGAAGGTGACGGTGCAACGGGACGATCGGGGACTCATCACCGATTACCACATTGACGGGACTTTCCCCTGTTTTGGCAATAACGATGACCGCGTGGACAACATCGCCAAGATGCTTGTCTCGATGATGATGAACAAGATACGCATGTATCCGAGCTATCGCGGTGCCACGCACACGCAGTCGGTGCTCACGATCACTTCGAACGTGGTTTACGGCAAGGCGACAGGCAATACCCCGGACGGGCGGAAGATGGGCGAGCCTTTCGCGCCGGGAGCCAATCCGGCCAACGGCAAGGATACGCACGGTGCACTTGCTGCCTTGATGTCGGTGGCCAAGATCCCCTATGACGATGCGGAAGATGGCATCTCGTTGACGCTCTCGGTGGTTCCGGCAGCGCTCGGCCAGGAGGATGACCGCATTTCGCGAGGCGTCGATGCGCTGGACGCGTATTTCTCCAGTGGCGGCTTCCACGTCAACATCAACGTGCTCAATCGCGAGACGCTGCAGGATGCGATGAAGCACCCCGAAAAGTACCCGCAACTCACGGTACGGGTGTCCGGTTACGCGGTGAATTTCGTCCGACTTACGCGTGAGCAGCAGATGGATGTGATCAATCGCACGTTCCATGGCGCCTTGTAG
- a CDS encoding alpha/beta fold hydrolase translates to MRIAGLLSLLLCSLLSFPARSEALREGWQAVDGMQVFYREAGEPHAPTVVFLHGNPLSSIMYARVMETLASTRHVHVIAMDYPSFGYSDAPDHRTYAYTFDHLAQTVDAFLKARGISRYSLYMQDYGVPVGFRLMALHPDAIQTVMVQNGVIHLDGFPAAQDPHGELRQHWAHRNPAVDKRRADYVRSLGYPTFGHVDDEDHAGPDALMQMVAAEQRPGVIDARNDLWYDYGSNVRRYPQWQALLARLHVPVLVLWGNRDPFFTTPGAYAYQRTVPDAEVHVIDSTHFATLDAPDAVANLIGHFLDTHAPSMQ, encoded by the coding sequence ATGCGAATTGCCGGTCTGCTTTCCTTGCTGTTGTGCAGCCTCCTGTCGTTCCCCGCGCGTTCCGAAGCCCTGCGTGAGGGGTGGCAGGCGGTGGATGGCATGCAAGTGTTCTACCGGGAAGCGGGTGAACCGCATGCGCCGACGGTGGTGTTTCTGCATGGCAATCCGCTCTCGTCGATCATGTATGCGCGCGTGATGGAAACCCTGGCGAGTACGCGGCACGTGCACGTGATTGCCATGGACTACCCCTCGTTCGGTTACTCGGACGCGCCGGATCACCGCACTTACGCCTATACCTTTGACCACCTGGCGCAAACGGTGGACGCCTTCCTGAAGGCGCGAGGGATCAGCCGCTACAGCCTCTACATGCAGGACTATGGCGTGCCCGTCGGCTTTCGACTGATGGCGCTGCATCCCGATGCCATCCAGACCGTGATGGTGCAGAACGGCGTGATCCATCTGGACGGTTTCCCGGCCGCCCAGGATCCCCATGGCGAACTGCGGCAACACTGGGCGCATCGCAACCCGGCCGTGGACAAGCGCCGCGCGGACTACGTGCGGTCCCTGGGCTATCCAACGTTTGGCCACGTGGACGACGAAGACCATGCAGGCCCGGATGCGCTGATGCAGATGGTGGCGGCGGAGCAACGCCCGGGAGTGATCGATGCCCGGAATGACCTCTGGTACGACTATGGCAGCAACGTCAGGCGCTACCCGCAATGGCAGGCGCTGCTGGCTCGCCTGCATGTGCCGGTGCTGGTGCTATGGGGCAACCGTGATCCGTTCTTCACGACACCGGGGGCGTATGCGTACCAGCGCACCGTGCCTGATGCGGAAGTCCATGTCATCGATTCAACGCATTTCGCCACCCTGGACGCCCCTGACGCGGTGGCGAACCTGATTGGCCATTTCCTGGACACGCACGCCCCATCGATGCAATGA